In Nanohaloarchaea archaeon SW_7_43_1, a single window of DNA contains:
- a CDS encoding threonine--tRNA ligase: MGIEVELPDGSKLEVDENATVEDVAYKIGTGLGDATVAGKINGKLAAREEGVSDGDEIEIVTDQSDEYIDVLRHSAAHVFAQALKRIYGDDVKLTMGPWTEKGFYYDIDGIDLDQEEFPEIEEEMQEIIEEDLEIKRKEVSREKAEEFFEDNRYKREILKEEAGEGKEVSFYKQGEFKDLCRGPHVSSTGEIGGFKLLEIAGAYWRGDEGNEMLTRIYGTAFDSEKDLEEFLERRKEAEKRDHRKIGREMDLFSIPEHSPGCAHYHPNGMTVRRELEDLIRKRNEELGYEEVWTPELNRKNLWKESGHLDFFGDEGEFFLWEENDEEYGLKPMNCANHAYIYQNQKRSYKELPIKLSEFGTLYRNEQSGELSGLLRVRGMTQDDGHAFIREDQIEGELVRTLNTTRKIYDEFGLDVRLVLETKPDNAQGPDELWEKAEGTLKDILSERDEEYEIEEGEGSFYGPKIGIEAHDAIGREWQVGTVQLDFVLPRNLDLTYVGEDNEEHTPVMIHRALLGSIERFMGVTIEHFAGDFPTWLAPKQIRILPVSDDSLDYARQVQEKLSDFRVEVEDRSWTVGKKIQAAHDDRVPYMIIVGGDEEEAGEISVRDREENEDRGFTVDEFRDHLEKEVEEKRLEPDFLR; this comes from the coding sequence ATGGGCATTGAAGTAGAGCTTCCTGATGGATCAAAGCTAGAAGTAGATGAAAATGCGACAGTTGAAGACGTAGCGTACAAGATAGGGACAGGCCTCGGGGACGCAACAGTCGCCGGAAAAATTAATGGCAAACTTGCAGCCAGAGAGGAGGGAGTGAGCGACGGAGATGAAATTGAAATTGTCACAGATCAGAGCGACGAATATATTGATGTCCTCAGGCATTCGGCAGCACATGTATTTGCCCAGGCGCTGAAAAGAATCTACGGCGATGATGTAAAACTGACAATGGGTCCATGGACTGAAAAAGGGTTCTACTACGATATTGATGGAATAGATCTAGATCAGGAAGAGTTTCCAGAAATCGAGGAGGAAATGCAGGAAATAATTGAAGAAGACCTGGAAATCAAAAGAAAAGAAGTTTCAAGGGAGAAAGCAGAAGAATTCTTCGAAGATAACAGATACAAAAGAGAAATCCTTAAGGAAGAAGCAGGTGAAGGAAAAGAAGTTTCTTTCTACAAACAAGGAGAATTCAAGGATCTCTGTAGAGGACCTCATGTCTCCTCAACAGGCGAAATCGGAGGATTCAAACTCTTGGAGATCGCAGGAGCCTACTGGAGAGGTGATGAGGGAAATGAGATGCTTACCCGTATTTATGGAACGGCTTTTGACTCCGAAAAAGACCTAGAAGAATTCCTCGAAAGAAGAAAAGAAGCCGAAAAAAGAGATCATCGAAAGATCGGTAGAGAAATGGACCTGTTCTCAATTCCAGAACACTCGCCAGGATGCGCACACTATCACCCAAATGGGATGACTGTTAGAAGAGAACTGGAGGATTTGATCCGAAAGCGGAACGAAGAGCTAGGATATGAAGAGGTCTGGACGCCGGAACTCAACAGAAAGAACCTATGGAAGGAATCAGGCCATCTCGACTTCTTTGGTGATGAAGGAGAGTTCTTCCTATGGGAGGAAAATGATGAGGAGTACGGCCTAAAACCTATGAACTGCGCCAACCACGCCTATATCTACCAGAACCAGAAAAGAAGCTACAAGGAACTCCCGATTAAACTTTCAGAGTTCGGAACTTTGTATAGAAACGAACAGAGCGGAGAACTGTCTGGCCTTCTCCGAGTAAGAGGTATGACACAGGACGACGGCCACGCTTTCATCAGGGAAGATCAGATAGAGGGGGAACTGGTCAGAACACTCAATACTACAAGGAAAATCTATGACGAGTTCGGACTCGACGTACGTCTTGTGCTTGAGACAAAGCCTGACAACGCTCAGGGCCCTGACGAACTCTGGGAGAAAGCAGAGGGCACACTCAAGGATATACTTTCAGAAAGAGACGAGGAATACGAGATAGAGGAGGGCGAAGGATCTTTCTACGGCCCCAAAATCGGCATTGAGGCTCACGATGCGATTGGCAGAGAATGGCAGGTCGGTACGGTACAGCTTGACTTTGTTCTGCCCCGAAATCTCGATCTCACCTATGTAGGTGAAGATAATGAGGAGCACACACCAGTCATGATACACCGTGCACTCCTCGGTTCTATAGAGCGCTTCATGGGTGTCACGATAGAACACTTTGCCGGAGACTTCCCAACATGGCTTGCTCCAAAGCAGATAAGGATTCTACCGGTCTCGGATGACAGCCTAGATTATGCCCGACAAGTTCAGGAGAAGCTTTCTGATTTCCGAGTTGAAGTGGAGGATCGAAGTTGGACAGTTGGAAAGAAAATTCAGGCAGCTCACGATGATAGAGTTCCTTATATGATAATTGTTGGAGGCGATGAGGAAGAAGCAGGAGAAATCTCGGTTAGAGACCGGGAGGAAAATGAGGATCGAGGCTTCACAGTAGACGAGTTCAGGGATCATCTTGAAAAGGAAGTTGAGGAGAAAAGATTGGAGCCTGACTTCCTAAGGTAA
- a CDS encoding thymidine kinase, with product MASTEVQTDGHIEVITGSMFSGKTEELIRRIERAEIAGQDVKVFKPSIDDRYSEEEVGSHNGSKWKAYVVDQDEDIDSVFSNVEADVIAIDEANFFDNSLVERCQQLADGGKRVIVSGIDQTFRGEPFEPVPSLMASAEYIDKLRAICTECGKPATRNQRLINGEPAHADAPTVDVGGKEKYQARCRHCHELKTD from the coding sequence ATGGCTTCTACAGAGGTACAGACTGATGGACATATTGAGGTTATAACCGGTTCAATGTTTTCAGGTAAGACCGAGGAACTGATCAGAAGGATTGAAAGAGCTGAGATCGCCGGTCAGGATGTAAAAGTATTCAAACCCTCTATTGATGATCGTTACAGTGAGGAGGAAGTAGGCTCTCATAATGGCTCGAAATGGAAAGCCTATGTTGTAGATCAGGACGAAGATATAGACTCTGTTTTCTCCAATGTAGAGGCTGATGTAATTGCTATTGACGAGGCCAACTTTTTCGATAATTCCCTTGTTGAAAGATGTCAGCAGCTGGCAGATGGCGGAAAAAGGGTAATTGTGTCGGGTATTGACCAGACTTTCAGAGGAGAACCCTTTGAACCTGTTCCAAGTCTGATGGCATCAGCCGAGTATATTGACAAGCTGAGAGCGATCTGTACAGAATGTGGTAAACCAGCGACAAGAAACCAGAGGTTGATCAATGGCGAACCCGCTCATGCTGACGCTCCAACTGTTGATGTCGGAGGAAAGGAAAAGTATCAGGCTAGATGCAGGCACTGCCACGAACTTAAAACCGATTAA
- a CDS encoding 30S ribosomal protein S19e: protein MTTVYDVKAEPLINETAKELGEKFEAPEWTQFVKTGVHKERPPQQDNWYHIRSAAVLRKIYMDGPLGVSKLRTIYGGNKNNGHGPEHHEKASGKVIRTALQNLEEAGLVEEEEGEGRKITEKGQSFLDQKADEVLV, encoded by the coding sequence ATGACAACTGTATACGATGTAAAAGCAGAGCCTCTCATCAACGAGACTGCGAAGGAACTGGGGGAAAAGTTTGAAGCCCCTGAATGGACACAGTTTGTGAAAACCGGAGTTCATAAGGAAAGACCTCCACAGCAGGATAACTGGTATCACATCAGATCTGCGGCCGTTCTGAGAAAAATCTATATGGATGGACCGCTAGGAGTGTCAAAACTGAGAACTATCTACGGAGGAAACAAAAACAATGGACACGGACCAGAGCACCATGAGAAAGCATCAGGCAAAGTAATCCGAACAGCACTCCAGAATCTTGAAGAAGCAGGACTAGTTGAAGAGGAAGAAGGAGAAGGAAGAAAGATCACAGAGAAAGGACAGTCATTCCTTGACCAAAAAGCTGATGAAGTTCTAGTTTAA
- the rpl39e gene encoding 50S ribosomal protein L39e (part of the polypeptide exit tunnel in the 50S ribosomal complex), with translation MSSNKSKGKKKRLAKAAKTAKSAPRWVSLKAFGLGKARKKSIKPRKSRHWRRNDTDE, from the coding sequence ATGTCATCTAACAAGTCGAAAGGAAAGAAGAAAAGACTGGCAAAAGCAGCCAAGACAGCTAAATCAGCTCCAAGATGGGTATCGCTCAAGGCATTCGGACTAGGAAAAGCAAGAAAGAAATCCATCAAGCCAAGAAAGTCCCGGCACTGGAGAAGAAACGACACAGACGAGTAA
- a CDS encoding translation initiation factor IF-6, translating to MEIEKYNYQGDTNVGFYATVNNSYAVIPRQFEEKEYFPEKTVQTRIAGTNLVGLFTAGNSNCLLLPESVKEREVEKIEESGINYHILDSIENALGNIILVNDRGAVISPELEDRKKEIAEALGVEVEIGEIGSIENPGVCGVVNSKGAVIHRDASTEEAEHVKEVLQLEDINIGTINMGSPYIGSGSVASDDFILVGHDTTGPEIGRLDRVTVERD from the coding sequence ATGGAAATAGAAAAATACAACTACCAAGGCGATACCAACGTAGGATTCTACGCAACAGTCAACAACAGTTATGCAGTAATCCCGAGACAGTTTGAGGAGAAAGAGTACTTCCCAGAGAAAACAGTACAGACAAGGATCGCAGGAACAAACCTTGTAGGGCTATTCACCGCAGGAAACTCCAACTGCCTGCTTCTACCCGAATCAGTAAAAGAAAGGGAAGTGGAGAAGATCGAGGAATCCGGAATCAACTATCATATTCTGGACTCCATAGAAAATGCGCTCGGAAACATAATTCTAGTGAATGACAGAGGAGCAGTTATAAGTCCAGAACTTGAAGATCGGAAAAAGGAAATAGCAGAAGCACTCGGGGTTGAAGTAGAAATCGGGGAAATCGGTTCAATCGAGAACCCCGGAGTATGCGGCGTAGTAAACTCAAAGGGAGCAGTAATCCATCGAGATGCCTCAACGGAGGAGGCTGAACATGTTAAAGAAGTGCTGCAGCTGGAAGACATCAACATCGGAACAATCAATATGGGGTCTCCATATATTGGCTCAGGATCAGTTGCTTCCGATGACTTCATTCTCGTAGGTCACGATACAACGGGCCCCGAAATCGGAAGACTGGACAGGGTGACGGTAGAAAGAGATTAA
- a CDS encoding 50S ribosomal protein L18a, with protein sequence MTTYRFSGEIDLGRDSPVFEREVNAESEKQAEDKLYSQLGSEHSLNREKITVEEMEEV encoded by the coding sequence ATGACAACTTATAGATTCTCAGGTGAAATAGATCTCGGGAGAGATAGTCCGGTCTTTGAAAGAGAAGTAAATGCTGAAAGCGAGAAACAGGCGGAAGATAAGCTTTATTCCCAGTTGGGAAGCGAGCACTCGCTGAATAGAGAAAAAATTACTGTAGAAGAAATGGAGGAGGTCTAA
- the pfdA gene encoding prefoldin subunit alpha: MPEQQQAQQQMQQYQQIQQQMEEVEDFIEQVQGNIEEMDETMKAINQLEDQETGSEILVPIGSGVFVTGKLKENDKVVTNIGGEAFEKKDLDSAETLIHDKKDEFEDTKEELHSTMQELQQQMQQIQQQIQQQRQGAAEE; encoded by the coding sequence ATGCCAGAACAACAGCAGGCTCAGCAGCAGATGCAGCAGTACCAGCAGATCCAGCAGCAGATGGAAGAGGTTGAAGATTTCATTGAGCAGGTACAGGGAAACATCGAGGAAATGGATGAAACTATGAAAGCAATCAACCAGCTGGAAGACCAGGAAACCGGAAGCGAAATTCTGGTTCCTATCGGTTCAGGCGTGTTTGTAACCGGGAAACTTAAAGAAAATGACAAGGTAGTCACCAACATCGGGGGAGAAGCCTTTGAGAAGAAAGATTTGGACTCTGCTGAAACATTGATTCATGACAAGAAAGACGAATTCGAAGATACAAAAGAAGAACTTCACTCCACGATGCAAGAACTCCAGCAGCAGATGCAGCAGATCCAACAGCAGATCCAACAGCAGAGACAGGGAGCAGCTGAAGAATAA
- the ftsY gene encoding signal recognition particle-docking protein FtsY: MLGKFKDSVKEFSENVKSTVAEKELDEETLDPLLDELRLKLLQNNVSLEASEAIEEELRSQLLGEKVKRGSTEEKVNNAVKETLLELLDDGFDFEAELNDIEEQPPVVFMVGFNGSGKTTTAAKLAQKLGRNSREVVLGAGDTFRAASIEQLEEHGDELGVEVVSHEYESDPAAVAYDAVEHAEKEDKTALIDTAGRSHSDENLMGELEKMIRINDPDVTFLVVDALSGNDVLEQSEAYEGMFDAVIVTKMDIDENGGAIISISERSGKPVAYIGTGQGYEDIEDFDKEKFVEEIIE, from the coding sequence ATGCTTGGAAAGTTCAAGGACTCGGTTAAAGAATTCTCTGAAAATGTCAAATCAACAGTCGCAGAGAAAGAACTTGATGAAGAAACCCTTGATCCACTTCTGGATGAACTTAGACTAAAGCTTCTGCAGAATAATGTTTCTCTCGAGGCTTCGGAGGCAATTGAGGAAGAACTGAGAAGCCAGCTTCTAGGAGAAAAGGTTAAGAGAGGTTCAACCGAGGAAAAGGTAAATAATGCGGTTAAAGAAACATTGCTTGAACTTCTAGATGACGGCTTTGATTTTGAAGCAGAACTGAATGATATAGAAGAACAACCACCTGTAGTTTTCATGGTGGGATTCAACGGCTCGGGAAAGACAACTACCGCTGCTAAGCTAGCTCAAAAACTGGGCAGGAATAGTAGAGAAGTTGTTCTCGGAGCAGGCGATACATTTCGAGCGGCTTCAATTGAACAGCTGGAGGAACATGGTGATGAACTCGGAGTGGAAGTTGTCTCACATGAGTACGAATCAGATCCGGCAGCAGTAGCATATGACGCAGTCGAGCACGCAGAGAAGGAAGATAAAACTGCTCTGATAGATACGGCGGGTCGATCCCATTCAGATGAGAACCTTATGGGTGAGCTTGAGAAGATGATCCGGATAAACGATCCTGATGTAACTTTTCTCGTTGTTGATGCGCTTTCAGGAAACGATGTTTTAGAGCAGTCGGAGGCATACGAAGGTATGTTCGATGCCGTAATTGTCACCAAAATGGATATTGACGAGAACGGCGGCGCAATAATATCAATTTCAGAGAGAAGCGGTAA